CCGTATGTTCAAAACACATTCAAAGATATAATTGAAGCCTATCTGCAAAATTTGAAAGGATATAAAAAGGGAAAGAAAATAAAGATAGAAATTAATAATTAACCTAAACCGGGAGGTTAAAATGAAATCGAATTTGATCATCCAGAAACAAAAAAGGCAGGTTATAAAAATTTGTAAATCTCCCAAAATGTTCAAGAAAGAACTTTATATCTATCAGAAGAATCTGCCCTTCACACCCAGATTAATAGATCATGATGGCAAAAATACTTTGATGCTGGAATATATTGATGGCATTCCAATTGGTGAGCTGGCACAATCAGATTTTAGTAAAATAGCTGAACTGTTTTTGCAGCTGCATAACCTTGAAAATAAAAAGGGGAAAGTGATATGTCATTATGATAACAATCCCAAAAACTACCTTTTCAAAAACGGAAAATACTTTATGATAGATTTCGGTGAATGGAAATATGACAGACCGGAGATCGATCTGATCCACTTTCTGCTTTTCTGGGCTTCCATTTACAATAAAAGGAAATTTGATATTGCCTTCAAAAAACTGATGCAATCCTACCTGAAAAGTGGTGATATAAATCCTTTGGAATGGGAAATGTTGATACCGGAAGTAATTGAGCATTTCGATTCTCGGCGAGAAAGATACGGAAAAATCGAGATAAATGCTGATGTGAATGAAAATAGGGAAAGACTAAAAAATATCTATCAATAAAAAAAGCCCCCAAAACGGGGGCAAAATCTTTAAAAAAAATTTCTTACATTTCTCCCGTAAAGAAGTGCATCAGCTGTTCGCCAGCTATTATTTCAATTTCTACTAAGGGATATTCAACTCCATAAGCATCAATTAATTTCATTGTATAATTTCCTGCTTTAATAGCAATTTCATCAATTTCATCAGGTAGCAGCACTCCATCATAGAGATCTTCACTCCACTCATTTGAACCTTCCTTTTTGAGAAGAATTTGATCTAAAGTAAGAGGAGAGATATTTCTCATTTGAATGCGTCCGCGGTCGTATTTTATGTGATAAGTTTTGTTCTTGCCTGGTTTCATTTCCACTTTGAAAGTCTTGGGTGATCGATATGAAATGGGAGAATTTGCTACATATTCTACAGCAACTTCCTGGGTTTCGGATAAGAGCAAATAGCTATCTAAATAGTATTCTTCTACAGCAGGCGTACCGTTGGATTGAATTTCATAAATAATTCCATCGATTTTGGCTTTTTGCATAATAGGAGTGTCATTATAGATCTTAAGCTCACATTCTTTTGTACAACCAAAAGAT
This genomic window from Candidatus Cloacimonadota bacterium contains:
- a CDS encoding phosphotransferase, translating into MKSNLIIQKQKRQVIKICKSPKMFKKELYIYQKNLPFTPRLIDHDGKNTLMLEYIDGIPIGELAQSDFSKIAELFLQLHNLENKKGKVICHYDNNPKNYLFKNGKYFMIDFGEWKYDRPEIDLIHFLLFWASIYNKRKFDIAFKKLMQSYLKSGDINPLEWEMLIPEVIEHFDSRRERYGKIEINADVNENRERLKNIYQ